The segment GCCTGGCATATGAACCTTCTCGGGTTGAGCTTCTCGATCATCACCGTCGGCCTTTTATACAGATTGATTCTGAAATTATTCAGAATGTTCAGGACAAAGAGCAGTGAGTTGAAACTAATTCTTATCAGTTTTGGAACCTGTTTATCAATTGCTTTCTTTTATACTTACTGGCAGAATGCAATCGAAACAGAGGTCTATGCGGCTTCGACCTTCATCTTTGTATTGATCACTTATCTGACATTACTATGGTATGAAAGCGTTAAAGAAGGAACTCCCAAAAACAGATATATTCTCTTTTCCTGCTATCTTATCTTTCTTTCCACAGGAATTCATCTTATTCCGTTTTTGATTTTTATTCCTTTTTATATCTTCATTCTGATTGTCGAACGGACATATATCAAAGATATATTATTCTTGTTATTCGGAATTTTTCAACTCTTCTTTTTCAGCCTTTTGTTCCTCCTGCCCGGACCATATCAATTCCCCGCCGTCGTGGTCCTCGTTTTGATTCTGTTGGCTGGAATAATTCTTCCCCTGAATAATCCCCGTAAATACCACAACTGGTCGTTTTTCTGGGTGGGTATCTTTCTCGTCATCGCCGGCGTGTCGAGCGAGCTCTATCTGCCGCTGCGTTCAGCCCGATTGGTTGAGTTGTATAAAGATCCGAAAACCGAGGAGAGGTATCTCGCCGGTGAGAACATCGCGCCGCGCATAAATGAATGTGACCCCGGTGCAGACTTCAAGGCTTTTAACAGGGTTCTGCACCGTGAACAGTACGGTCCGCCCCGGTTGATTCCGAGACAGACCCAGGAGGCGACGGGTTTCAATCTCATTACCGGTTATTATCATCAGTTCGCTCTTTTTGTCAGATACCTGTCATGGCAACCCATGCCCGAAAGTATAAACAGGATTTTCCGCGGAGTGGTGCTTGCTTTCTTTTATCTCTTCGGTTTGTGGGGATTTGTAGAGTTATATAAACGGGATAGAAAACTCTTTCTCTTTATGATGATGATTATGTTTATGCTGTCCTTTGCAATGGTCGGATACCTGAATTTGAAGTTTTCGCCGAGCGACAGTAATCCCGTTCACCAGCCGAGAGAGGTGCGTGAGCGTGATTATTTCTTCCATACCAGTCATACCTACTTCGGCATTTTGATCGGTTTAGGCTTTTTCGGTGCAACTGAATTTATGCGGCGTGAATTGAAGAAGAAGAAGTTTGTCGAGCTGAGCTGTCTGAGCGGTTTTCTCGTCTTTTCCGTTATACCGTTCTTTTCCAACATCAGCAAAAACAACCGCTACGGCAATTTCATTCCGAAGGATTACGCCTATAACATGCTCATTTCCTGTGCTAAGGATGCAATCCTCTTTACCAACGGTGATAATGATACCTTTCCGCTCTGGTTCGCCCAGGAGGTGCTGGGTATACGAAGGGACGTAATCGTCGCCAACCTTTCACTTATCAATACGAACTGGTACATAAAACAGTTGAAATACTGGGGTGCGCCGATTACTTTCAGTGAGTATATTATCGACCGTCTTGAGCCGTTTATGACGAGGGATCGGCGTATCTTCTATGTAAAGGATATTATGATTCGACACATCATTGCGGCGAACGCGGGAGTAAAACTAAAGAATGAAGATTATACTACAACCCAGCAGGATTTTGCGAGCCGTTATTTAAAAGGATATTCAGGAAAGAGGCCGATCTACTTTGCTTCGACTGTCTCCCGGGAGAACTACGAGGGATTTATTCCTTATTTAAGGCTTGAAGGGCTGGTCTATCGGGTGGTCGGTGACAGTTCCGTGATTCGAATCGGCAGCGGTAATCAGACTGCAGAGTTCAGTGATATTGATATTGCAAAGACCGAGACCCTTTTTTACAAAACATATCGCTACACCGGAGTTTTTGAACCGGTGAAGTATGAACTGCTCTCGAAGATATTGGTTGATTTTGAAAAGAGAAAACAAGAAGGTGAGTTCTATGACTTTTCTCTTCCCAAGGATGAGAATATCCACAGGCTTTACAGTAATTATGCGGCAGGGTTGCATACACTGGGTATCGTGCTTCAGGAGCGCGGTGATATTCAGGGAACACTCAGGGCGTGGCGCTTCGCTCGATTATTTGATGCGGGTCAGGCCCGTTTCTTTGATTATAATTTGGCTTTACTCTTTGCCCAGCTCGGCATGGAGGATAGTGCAGAACAGTATTTTTCCAAAATCAAAGCAAAGGACCCGGGGACACTTATGCGGATCGGCTCAATCTACCGGGCGATGGGGAAGTATGACAAGGCGATTGAATATTTCCAGCGCGCCATCACCCTCAATCCCCGGATTCCTGAAGCGTATTTCGGACTCTATACCCTGTATTTGGAGAATAAGGACAGTACGGCGGCGATTGGTGTCTTGAATGACTGGCTTAAGATAAATCCCCGTGATACGAGTGCAATTAATATGTTAAAAGAACTGACAGGAAAATGAAAGTAATTGTTTTATATTCCGGTGGTTTAGATTCAACCCTTACCCTGAAGATCGTCGAGGAATGGGATGCCGAGGTCTTTCCTCTGTACATCTATCATAAGTTTCTTTCCATGAAGAGTTATCCTGAGATTTCAAATCTCAAGGTGATAGATGTTACGAAGGAGTTTATTTCCATCGTACGGTCTCCGCAGCACGGGTATGGTAAGAATCTGAATCCCTGCATAGATTGCAGAATTTTGATGTTGAAAAAAGCAAAAGAATACATGGAAGAGGTAAAAGCCGATTTTATTGCGACCGGTGAAGTACTTGATCAACGCCCCATGTCACAGCATTACGAACAGTTGATGTTGATAGAAAAATGCGCCGGATGCGAAGGTATTGTGGTTCGTCCTTTAAGCGGCGGGTTGTTACCGGCTACGATCCCTGAACAGAAAGGTCTGGTTGACAGAAATTTCCTTTTGAAGATTAAAGGAAGGTCACGTAAGCTTTCCTTAGCCATGGCAGAGAAGATGCACATCGAATCCTTTGTCTCTCCGAGCGGCGGCTGCCTTTTAACAGACCCGGGCTTCTGTCGAAGACTCGCCGACCTTTTGAGATTTCAGGAAAAGATCGATCTACGGGACATCGAACTTCTGAAGATCGGCCGGCATTTCAGATTAGGACCGGAAACAAAATTGATTGTGGGACGCAATGAAACCGAAAACGAAGCCATAGAGAAGATTTTGAAACCAGCGGACTTTTTCCTCTATGTTCCGGACACCGGAAGTCCGAATGCGATGCTCACCGGCAGCAAGAAATATCTGAGGCTTGCTTCGTCGATCACTGCACGATACAGTGATAAGAAGGAAGAAAAGGCGATCGAAGTTTATTACCGCCAGCAGGGGAAGATAAGTAAGTTGAGGGTGAAACCACTCAGTAACGAAGAGATCGCGGGATGGAGAATATAAAATAAGAATGAAGAATCTCTGGGCGCCGTGGCGCATAGAATATATTCATAATCCGGGAAAAGGTTGTTTTTTCTGTGACGGTTTGAAGTCAAAGGATTACAAAGAGGCGTTGATCGTGGAGAAGGGTGAATCGGCGTTCACTATTATGAACCGCTATCCCTATAACAGCGGTCACCTTATGGTTGCGCCGATACGCCATATCGGAAAGCTGGAGCTGCTGGACGACGCCGAGGTGCTTGAACTCCATCGTCTTTTGACCAGGGCGATGAGGGCGATAAAGAGAGTAATGAAACCACAGGGATTCAATATCGGTATAAATCAGGGAGAGGTCGCGGGCGCCGGTGTTGTGGGTCATATTCATATTCATCTTGTCCCGCGCTGGCAGGGAGATACGAACTTTATGCCTGTTCTTGCCGACACCAAAGTCGTTATTGAGGCGCTTGTTAAAAACTACGATAATATCAAACAGGCTCTTTATAAATTGGACCATCCCGAATAATGTGCGGCATAGTCGGTCTGATCGGTAAGGAAGAGGTGATAGACAAGATCTATCCCGCGTTGATTGCCCTGCAACATCGAGGACAGGATTCAGCAGGGGCGGTGACTTTTGACCAAGGATTTCATCTTAAAAAAGGCAACGGACTCGTCGTCAATGTATTCAATCCCAAAAACCTCGAGCGGTTAAAAGGAACCGTGGGTATCGGACACGTCCGCTACCCCACGGTCGGTTCGGGCACAGCAGAGGACGCCCAGCCGTTTATAATCACTGCACCGTACGGCATCGCTCTCGCCCATAACGGCAATCTCGTAAATTACTTCGACCTCAAGAAAGAGTTGATTGAAAATGAACTCAGATATTTAAACTCCAACTGCGACGCCGAGGTGATTTTGAATCTCTTCTCGGTTGAATTGATAAAGATGAATCTGCGCAGACTCGACCCAGATAAGATATTCAGGGCGTTGACGCGTATCTACAAAAAATTGATCGGCAGTTTCGCCGTGGTGGCGATCATCGCCGGAAAGGGTTTTCTCGCCTGTCGGGACAAAAACGGAATAAAACCGCTGGTCTTCGGCAGGAGTGAAGACAGTTACTGTTTCGCTTCAGAGAGCGTTGCGCTAGATCTGCTCGGTTATAAACACATAACCGATGTAAAACCGGGTGAGGCGTTTTTCATCAACAACAAAGGAACTGTTTACCGACGGCAGATCGCAAAGAGTACAAAAAGATCCCGTGCTTCCTGTATATTCGAGTATGTCTATTTCGCCCGGCCTGATTCTGTGATTGACGGGATCGGTGTGTATGAAGCCCGGCTTCGTCTGGGCGCGGAACTCGGCAAAGAGTGTAGAAAACGGAAGATCAAACCGGATGTCGTCATTCCCGTACCGGATACGGCACGGGCTTCAGCGCAGATGGTCGCTGAAATACTGGGGGTCAAGTATCGTGAAGGTTTGATTAAAAATCGTTATATCTACCGGACATTTATAATGCCCACCCAATCAGAAAGGATTGAAGCCGTGAGGTTGAAGTTGAATCCCATAAAGTCAGAGATCCAGAACAAAAAAGTGCTTCTGGTTGATGATTCAATCGTCCGCGGCAACACGGCGCGTGAGATAATCGGATTGATGAGGAGTGTGGGTGTCCGTAAGGTTTATTATGCATCATATTCTCCGCCTCTGAGATTTCCCTGTGTATACGGAATTGATATGCAGACGAGGGGTGAATTTATCGCCCGTGATAAATCATTAAAGGAGATTGAGAAATCGATCAACGCGGATGCCCTGATTTATCAAAGTGTCAAGGGGTTGATCCGCGGGGTCGGCGTGGAGAGAAAAGGATTTTGTACCGCCTGTTTTACAGGTTCTTATCCCACGGAAATTCCTTCTCTGCTTTTAGAACGCATTGAAGCGGATCGTATGATGAGTAAACTTACGACGTTTCATTAGTTTTATTTATTTCTGCAACATTTTTTTCACGAAAGAACCCAGCGAGTCGCTGTCAAGCCCGTATTTACGATAGAGCCTCCCGGCATTGTCAGAACCGCCGTAATTTTCAATACCCAATTTCACGAAATTCGTACTTACCTTATTCTCCGCAATTATCTGGCCGATGATGCCGCCCAGACCTGTCCGGGCGATGTGGTCTTCATAGGTGATAATACAACCGGTGGCAGCGGCGTCGGTGATGATTTCCCTGTCGATATGCAGGGGTGAAGAAATGTTGTAGATCCGCATGCCGATACCGTCTTTCTTCAGGGCCTGCCACGCCGAGAGGGCCTGATTCACCATTGCACCCATTGTGAACAGCACACAGTCATTACCTTCTCTTATCAAATCGATCTTTCCGTAGGTGAATTTATAATCCTTATCAAAAAATACTTTTCCACTCTCGTTTCTGATTATCGGCAGTTTACTTCTTGTCAGGGCGATTACATAATTTCCGGTCTGGTTCAGCACGTATCGTATTATGCGGTCGGTTTGATTCGGATCAGCGGGGATTACGAGTTTGAAGCCGAAGAGATTTCTGAGCAAGCCGATGTAATCGATACAGTGATGAGTTTTACCGTCGGGTCCTACATTGTATCCCAGATGCGTGGCGATAATCTTTAAGTTCGTATTGTTGATGTCGTTGAGCCGCAGCTGGTTATAGACTTCATCGATGTTGAATACACCGAAGTCTGCCCAGAGTGTTAGAATACCGTTTATCGACAATGCACCGGCAGTAGTCGCCGTGGTATGTTCACTTACTCCGGCTTCGAAGAAATTTGTCGGTTTTATTTCAGCGAATTTGGTGACTTTCACTGAACCGGCGAGGTCACAATCAAAGACCGCTATTTTATCCTGCGGATTCATTTCAGCAATTTCCGCTAAGACATTACCGAATACCGCTCTGGGGTGGGTCGTTTCTTCGTAGATTTTCGGAGTGCCGGTTTTTATCAGCGGTTGTGGTGGGTCTTTACGATTGAACTTCGTAAAACTCTTTTTCGAATCTTTATTTCTCAACAATTCTTCCAGATCATCTTCGACTCCCAGTTCTTTCAGTGCTCT is part of the candidate division WOR-3 bacterium genome and harbors:
- a CDS encoding DUF2723 domain-containing protein, which translates into the protein MDYRKLEKILFYILLFIVAAVYLYTVAPTLSFWDCGEFISSAYTLAIPHPPGTPFYILLGRVWLMIFGLISAVMPISKEVAWHMNLLGLSFSIITVGLLYRLILKLFRMFRTKSSELKLILISFGTCLSIAFFYTYWQNAIETEVYAASTFIFVLITYLTLLWYESVKEGTPKNRYILFSCYLIFLSTGIHLIPFLIFIPFYIFILIVERTYIKDILFLLFGIFQLFFFSLLFLLPGPYQFPAVVVLVLILLAGIILPLNNPRKYHNWSFFWVGIFLVIAGVSSELYLPLRSARLVELYKDPKTEERYLAGENIAPRINECDPGADFKAFNRVLHREQYGPPRLIPRQTQEATGFNLITGYYHQFALFVRYLSWQPMPESINRIFRGVVLAFFYLFGLWGFVELYKRDRKLFLFMMMIMFMLSFAMVGYLNLKFSPSDSNPVHQPREVRERDYFFHTSHTYFGILIGLGFFGATEFMRRELKKKKFVELSCLSGFLVFSVIPFFSNISKNNRYGNFIPKDYAYNMLISCAKDAILFTNGDNDTFPLWFAQEVLGIRRDVIVANLSLINTNWYIKQLKYWGAPITFSEYIIDRLEPFMTRDRRIFYVKDIMIRHIIAANAGVKLKNEDYTTTQQDFASRYLKGYSGKRPIYFASTVSRENYEGFIPYLRLEGLVYRVVGDSSVIRIGSGNQTAEFSDIDIAKTETLFYKTYRYTGVFEPVKYELLSKILVDFEKRKQEGEFYDFSLPKDENIHRLYSNYAAGLHTLGIVLQERGDIQGTLRAWRFARLFDAGQARFFDYNLALLFAQLGMEDSAEQYFSKIKAKDPGTLMRIGSIYRAMGKYDKAIEYFQRAITLNPRIPEAYFGLYTLYLENKDSTAAIGVLNDWLKINPRDTSAINMLKELTGK
- a CDS encoding amidophosphoribosyltransferase, which translates into the protein MCGIVGLIGKEEVIDKIYPALIALQHRGQDSAGAVTFDQGFHLKKGNGLVVNVFNPKNLERLKGTVGIGHVRYPTVGSGTAEDAQPFIITAPYGIALAHNGNLVNYFDLKKELIENELRYLNSNCDAEVILNLFSVELIKMNLRRLDPDKIFRALTRIYKKLIGSFAVVAIIAGKGFLACRDKNGIKPLVFGRSEDSYCFASESVALDLLGYKHITDVKPGEAFFINNKGTVYRRQIAKSTKRSRASCIFEYVYFARPDSVIDGIGVYEARLRLGAELGKECRKRKIKPDVVIPVPDTARASAQMVAEILGVKYREGLIKNRYIYRTFIMPTQSERIEAVRLKLNPIKSEIQNKKVLLVDDSIVRGNTAREIIGLMRSVGVRKVYYASYSPPLRFPCVYGIDMQTRGEFIARDKSLKEIEKSINADALIYQSVKGLIRGVGVERKGFCTACFTGSYPTEIPSLLLERIEADRMMSKLTTFH
- a CDS encoding HIT domain-containing protein; amino-acid sequence: MKNLWAPWRIEYIHNPGKGCFFCDGLKSKDYKEALIVEKGESAFTIMNRYPYNSGHLMVAPIRHIGKLELLDDAEVLELHRLLTRAMRAIKRVMKPQGFNIGINQGEVAGAGVVGHIHIHLVPRWQGDTNFMPVLADTKVVIEALVKNYDNIKQALYKLDHPE
- a CDS encoding DUF814 domain-containing protein — its product is MKVIVLYSGGLDSTLTLKIVEEWDAEVFPLYIYHKFLSMKSYPEISNLKVIDVTKEFISIVRSPQHGYGKNLNPCIDCRILMLKKAKEYMEEVKADFIATGEVLDQRPMSQHYEQLMLIEKCAGCEGIVVRPLSGGLLPATIPEQKGLVDRNFLLKIKGRSRKLSLAMAEKMHIESFVSPSGGCLLTDPGFCRRLADLLRFQEKIDLRDIELLKIGRHFRLGPETKLIVGRNETENEAIEKILKPADFFLYVPDTGSPNAMLTGSKKYLRLASSITARYSDKKEEKAIEVYYRQQGKISKLRVKPLSNEEIAGWRI
- a CDS encoding transketolase; the protein is MKGVSYFNKKIEELKRLSRICRGDIIKMTTIAGSGHPAGSMSSIDIYLTLFTFANITPENIDDPRRDRIIVSHGHTSPALYSCLARLGFIDIAELLVGFRKINSPFEGHIERNIPGVEWSTGNLGQGLSAGCGFALASKLHKTNYDTFVVMSDAEQAKGQVGEARRFARKFGLNNLTVIIDNNHFQISGRTEEVMPVRIKENYIADGWEVLEVDGHDFQSLYSAIKKALGDQENPYAIIARTVMGCGVSFMENKADFHGKAATPEECKRALKELGVEDDLEELLRNKDSKKSFTKFNRKDPPQPLIKTGTPKIYEETTHPRAVFGNVLAEIAEMNPQDKIAVFDCDLAGSVKVTKFAEIKPTNFFEAGVSEHTTATTAGALSINGILTLWADFGVFNIDEVYNQLRLNDINNTNLKIIATHLGYNVGPDGKTHHCIDYIGLLRNLFGFKLVIPADPNQTDRIIRYVLNQTGNYVIALTRSKLPIIRNESGKVFFDKDYKFTYGKIDLIREGNDCVLFTMGAMVNQALSAWQALKKDGIGMRIYNISSPLHIDREIITDAAATGCIITYEDHIARTGLGGIIGQIIAENKVSTNFVKLGIENYGGSDNAGRLYRKYGLDSDSLGSFVKKMLQK